A region of Colletotrichum higginsianum IMI 349063 chromosome 10, whole genome shotgun sequence DNA encodes the following proteins:
- a CDS encoding Integral membrane protein yields the protein MNSFNPRRVSYLRPPTTVFETRESWASPYPSLSSIGYPPSARTADGKMASVIWHRTFNHVDYAEYKAACDAERAAKPERDPDIFSVEANPTRRGFSRLGAMFTIYPYRDMGWLVTMVFIMAAVSFTLNGIFSLVHSVSPRQADFPGSELASQVTFVLGSSLLTLSSWMGLLAAFNVDRAELDPKKDAPDAYKPALLGSDEFVWWANWYEWKSVFWPSTAFRAGVLQLLAGSFFTIAAVGALPGVLDLTHPHAYIIFISSPQLIGGSFFVLAGLLQIYLSQNNWYLPLILDASWQNGFWNLVGASGFLAVGVVTLLSKDAAVTIASLSLMTGIGFLVASLIQWYILMEFYPVDPYWVDPFTAAEIPPQSIY from the coding sequence ATGAACAGCTTCAACCCCCGCCGGGTGTCCTACCTCAGGCCACCCACAACGGTCTTTGAGACGCGCGAGTCCTGGGCTTCGCCGTACCCTTCCCTCAGCTCCATCGGATatccgccgtcggcgaggacggctGACGGGAAAATGGCATCGGTCATCTGGCACCGCACCTTCAACCACGTCGACTACGCCGAGTACAAGGCGGCCTGCGACGCCGAGAGGGCGGCCAAGCCCGAACGCGACCCGGACATCTTCTCGGTGGAGGCCAACCCGACCAGGCGCGGCTTCTCCAGGCTCGGGGCCATGTTCACCATCTACCCGTACCGCGACATGGGGTGGCTCGTCACCATGGTCTTCATCATGGCGGCCGTGAGCTTCACCCTGAACGGCATCTTCAGCCTCGTCCACTCGGTCAGCCCACGGCAGGCCGACTTCCCCGGCAGCGAACTGGCCTCGCAGGTCaccttcgtcctcggcagcTCGCTGCTGACGCTCAGCTCCTGGATGGGCctgctcgccgccttcaacgTCGAccgcgccgagctggacccCAAGAAGGACGCGCCCGACGCGTACAAGCCGGCGCTCCTCGGCAGCGACGAGTTCGTCTGGTGGGCCAACTGGTACGAGTGGAAGAGCGTCTTCTGGCCCAGCACCGCCttccgcgccggcgtcctccagctgctggccgggtccttcttcaccatcgccgccgtcggcgccctgcCCGGCGTGCTCGACCTCACCCACCCGCACGCCtacatcatcttcatctcctcgccccagctcatcggcggcagcttcttcgtcctcgccggcctgctgcagATCTACCTGTCCCAGAACAACTGGTACCTCcccctcatcctcgacgcGAGCTGGCAGAACGGCTTCTGGAACCTGGTCGGCGCCAGCGGCTTTCTGGCCGTGGGCGTCGTCACCCTCCTCTCAAAGGACGCGGCCGTCACGATCGCCTCGCTCTCGTTGATGACCGGGATCGGTTTCTTGGTGGCGAGCCTCATCCAGTGGTACATCCTCATGGAGTTCTACCCCGTCGACCCGTACTGGGTCGACCCGTTCACGGCGGCAGAGATTCCTCCGCAGTCGATTTATTAA
- a CDS encoding 5'/3'-nucleotidase SurE, which yields MRADATFALLAQVLAVQGVRIIQSNDDGWADLYLRSFNDALRTSGHDVLLSAPAEDKSATSSLDIEPSPRDSPCQYNSCAANSGPVGFNETRKDLRWVNSFPVTSMRYGIEQFAPEQWDGAAPELAVSGPNVGPNLWLQVPFSSTIGTAVYASGTKGIPAIAFSGFSMGALPWNTSPVPTRSTVYAELAARLVDKIVAGGAPYLPAKTWLNVNFPLVTDTECNDPDQFKWVLSRINPGLLSDPDVATCGSDDRLPEETKVVLTAGCYISISVGNSDDKTTASKEKQQPVLDRLRDFLSCLP from the exons ATGCGCGCCGACGCCACCTTCGCCCTGCTCGCCcaggtcctcgccgtccaggGCGTGCGCATCATCCAGTCCAACGACGATGGCTGGGCCGACCTCTACCTCCGCTCCTTCAACGACGCGCTGAGGACTTCGGGCCATGACGTGCTCCTCTCCGCCCCGGCCGAGGACAAGTCCGCCACCA GCTCCCTCGACATCGAACCCAGCCCGCGTGACAGCCCCTGCCAGTACAACAGCTGCGCCGCCAACAGCGGCCCCGTCGGCTTCAACGAGACCCGCAAGGACCTCCGCTGGGTCAACTCGTTCCCCGTCACCTCGATGCGCTACGGCATCGAGCAGTTCGCCCCGGAGCAATgggacggcgccgcccccgagctcgccgtctcCGGCCCCAACGTCGGCCCCAACCTCTGGCTGCAGGTCCCCTTCTCCAGCACCATCGGCACCGCCGTCTACGCCTCCGGCACCAAGGGCATccccgccatcgccttctCGGGTTTCTCCATGGGCGCCCTCCCCTGGAACACGAGCCCCGTGCCCACGCGCAGCACCGTCTacgccgagctcgcggcgcgcctcgtcgacaagatcgtcgccggcggcgcgccCTACCTCCCCGCCAAGACCTGGCTCAACGTCAACTTCCCCCTGGTCACCGACACGGAGTGCAACGACCCGGACCAGTTCAAGTGGGTGCTCAGCCGCATCAACCCGGGCCTCCTCTCGGACCCGGACGTCGCCACCTGCGGCTCCGACGACAGGCTGCCCGAGGAGACCAAGGTCGTCCTCACCGCCGGGTGCTACATCTCCATCAGCGTCGGCAACTCCGACGAcaagacgacggcgtccaaggagaagcagcagccGGTTCTGGACAGGCTCCGCGACTTCCTGTCCTGCCTGCCGTAG
- a CDS encoding Glyoxalase has product MRGDKHDGSPTSSGTLNDEEPPNSRNKTTTTPERSVASSIVSKASKSPQYCSPAYYNSRIIPTTVPTLESQAIMPDRQIQLVRLAHVFYKHKNIEAARKFYDDFGFFEFERTGNRTYYRGYGAEPFVICAIEAAEDEFGGPAFVVESMADLEQASKTLPDATEIYDLKDVPGGGKCVSFKDPVDGWSLHLVYGQTPVERADPGFPNLKFNFPTEKHREVNHKQRFTKRPAPVHKLGHFGVCLTNFDKAYEFYTSHFNLYPSELVHAPDNKDKKVTVFFRLARGKEFVDHHCFFFFEGPKFHVHHSSFETHDFDTQVLGHDWLREQGHKSCWGVGRHIMGSQIFDYWFDPSGFIMEHYVDGDLLDDTEETHHNPASPDNLHIWGPEVPADFLQ; this is encoded by the exons ATGCGGGGAGATAAACATGACGGATCCCCCACGTCCAGCGGCACATTAAACGACGAAGAGCCACCCAACAGCCGAAATAAGACGACTACAACTCCCGAAAGGTCTGTAGCTTCTTCCATTGTTAGCAAAGCTTCGAAATCGCCGCAATACTGCTCGCCTGCCTATTACAACTCCAGAATCATCCCGACGACCGTGCCTACGCTCGAATCACAGGCAATCATGCCCGACAGACAGATCCAGCTCGTCCGCCTCGCGCACGTCTTTTACAAGCACAAGAacatcgaggccgcccgaAAGTTCTACGACGACTTTGGTTTCTTCGAGTTTGAGCGCACGGGAAACAGAACCTACTATCGTGGCTACGGCGCAGAGCCGTTTGTGATATGCGCCATCGAGGCGGCTGAGGATGAGTTCGGAGGTCCGGCGTTCGTTGTCGAGTCGATGGCGGACCTCGAGCAAGCCTCCAAAACGCTACCAGACGCGACAGAAATCTACGACCTCAAGGACGTGCCGGGGGGCGGTAAATGTGTCAGCTTCAAGGACCCGGTCGACGGCTGGTCGCTCCACCTCGTCTACGGCCAGACACCCGTTGAGAGAGCCGACCCGGGGTTTCCTAACCTCAAGTTCAACTTT CCGACAGAGAAGCACCGCGAGGTCAACCACAAGCAGCGCTTCACGAAGcgcccggcgccggtgcACAAGCTCGGCCATTTCGGTGTCTGCCTGACCAACTTTGACAAGGCGTACGAGTTCTACACCAGCCACTTCAACCTCTACCCCAGCGAG CTCGTCCACGCGCCGGACAATAAGGACAAGAAGGTGACGGTCTTCTTCCGCCTCGCGCGCGGTAAGGAATTCGTCGACCACcactgcttcttcttcttcgaggGCCCCAAGTTTCACGTGCACCATTCGTCGTTTGAGACGCACGACTTCGACACGCAGGTGCTTGGGCACGACTGGTTGAGAGAGCAGGGCCACAAGAGCTGCTGGGGCGTGGGCCGGCACATCATGGGCAGCCAGATCTTCGACTACTG GTTCGACCCCTCGGGCTTTATCATGGAGCACTACGTCGatggcgacctgctcgacgatACGGAGGAGACGCACCACAACCCGGCATCGCCGGACAATCTCCACATCTGGG GGCCTGAGGTGCCGGCCGACTTTTTGCAGTGA
- a CDS encoding Magnesium-dependent phosphatase-1, whose translation MPKKLSKNPQGGSTTTLGTPSTSTTNSSSLSLPRILTDDLPLPKLIVFDLDYTLWPFWVDTHVAAPLKANATHSAVADRHGESFAFYPDVPRILYTLPLAGVKIAVASRTSAPDLARDMLKLLHVPPPSVDEGGSGSGTGKKEKTKKALEYFDGPLEIYPSSKIRHFETIFRKTGIPFTDMLFFDDESRNRETESLGVTMQLVRDGVSWGEIEKGVAEWRKRRGYSG comes from the coding sequence ATGCCCAAGAAACTCTCCAAGAACCCGCAGGGCGGCAGCACAACAACCCTCGGcacgccctcgacctcgacgacgaactcctcctccctctccctcccgcGCATCCTCACCGACGACCTCCCACTGCCCAAGCTCATTGTTTTCGACCTCGACTACACTCTCTGGCCCTTCTGGGTCGACACCCACGTCGCTGCGCCCCTCAAGGCCAACGCCACGCActccgccgtcgccgaccgCCACGGCGAGTCCTTCGCCTTCTACCCGGATGTCCCGCGCATCCTCTACACTCTGCCGCTGGCCGGCGTCAagatcgccgtcgcctcgcgCACCTCGGCGCCTGACCTCGCTCGCGACATGCTGAAGCTGCTGCacgtgccgccgccgagcgtcgacgaaggcggcagcggcagcgggacgggcaagaaggagaagacgaagaaggcgcTCGAGTACTTTGACGGCCCGCTCGAGATCTACCCGAGCAGCAAGATCCGCCACTTCGAGACCATCTTCCGCAAGACGGGCATCCCCTTCACAGACatgctcttcttcgacgacgagagcCGGAACCGCGAGACCGAGAGCCTTGGCGTCACGATGCAGCTCGTGCGCGACGGCGTGTCGTGGGGCGAGATCGAGAAGGGCGTGGCGGAgtggcggaagaggaggggatACTCGGGGTAG
- a CDS encoding CRAL/TRIO domain-containing protein, translating into MTTDSAAADPATRVKSAASTVSDVGYPHGHLGHLSEHEEAQLAAFKTLVEEKGLYKPGPPASHDDPTLLPEDEAVFLTFPPFASYCSRYLRARRWVPEDALTQFKDTEDWRAANDIDVLYETIDLDAFEQSRRLYPQWLGRRDKRGIPVYLFEVKTLDNKAISNYEKLGKDSSFSKAKFDGKTPAGMLRLFALYENLTRFTQPLSTQLQDREHRDTPITLSTNIVDISGVSLKQFWNLKSHMQAASQLATAHYPETLDRIFIIGAPVFFSTVWGWIKRWFDPITVSKIFILSPHEVLPTLEQFIERRNIPKQYGGELEFKFGDQPTVDPAWEGLVRWENGHSSFKSRPAIWRENEDGTRVECVGIGSVNGVEQKELICSVPKAWPSKTSAPAAEPTPAATPVTKEGSVTEGTQTAPASEMQRLSISDTKEIAEKHTEGSTASPPTGAA; encoded by the exons ATGACGACCGActccgccgctgccgaccCTGCGACCAGGGTCAAATCCGCCGCTTCGACGGTATCCGACGTCGGGTACCCTCACGGCCATCTGGGCCACCTCAGCGAGCACGAAGAGGCGCAGTTAGCCGCCTTCAAGACACtggtggaggagaagggcctGTACAAGCCTGGCCCGCCAGCGTCCCACGACGACCCGACTCTGCT GCCGGAAGACGAAGCGGTATTTCTgacttttcccccctttgcGTCATACTGCAGCCGATACCTGCGCGCCCGAAGATGGGTTCCCGAGGACGCCCTGACGCAGTTCAAGGATACGGAGGATTGGCgcgccgccaacgacatTGACGTGCTCTACGAGACCATCGACCTTGACGCTTTCGAGCAGAGCCGCCGGCTGTACCCCCAATGGCTCGGTCGTCGAGACAAGCGCGGCATCCCCGTCTACCTGTTTGAGGTCAAGACGCTGGACAACAAGGCCATCTCCAACTACGAGAAGCTGGGCAAGGACTCGAGCTTCAGCAAGGCCAAGTTCGACGGCAAGACCCCGGCCGGCATGTTGCGCCTCTTTGCGCTCTACGAGAACCTCACGCGCTTCACCCAGCCCTTGTCCACGCAGCTGCAGGACCGCGAGCACCGCGACACCCCGATCACGCTGAGCACCAACATTGTGGACATCTCCGGGGTCAGCCTGAAGCAGTTCTGGAACCTCAAGTCGCACATGCAGGCCGCAAGCCAGCTCGCGACGGCGCACTACCCCGAGACGCTTGACC GCATCTTCATCATTGGCGCGCCCGTGTTCTTCTCCACCGTCTGGGGCTGGATCAAGCGCTGGTTCGACCCCATCACCGTGTCCAAGATCTTTATCCTGAGCCCCCACGAGGTGCTGCCGACCCTCGAGCAGTTCATCGAGCGGCGCAACATCCCGAAGCAGTACGGCGGCGAACTCGAGTTCAAGTTCGGCGACCAGCCGACGGTCGACCCGGCGTGGGAGGGCCTGGTGCGGTGGGAGAACGGACACAGCTCGTTCAAGTCGCGGCCCGCCATTTGGCGCGAGAATGAGGACGGCACCCGCGTGGAGTGCGTCGGTATTGGCagcgtcaacggcgtcgagcaAAAGGAGCTCATCTGCTCTGTTCCCAAGGCGTGGCCGTCCAAGACGAGcgccccggcggccgagcCGACTCCCGCTGCCACGCCCGTGACCAAGGAGGGCAGCGTGACGGAGGGAACGCAGACGGCACCGGCGTCAGAGATGCAGAGACTGTCCATCTCCGATACCAAGGAGATCGCTGAGAAGCACACCGAGGGCagcacggcgtcgccgcccacggGAGCGGCATAG
- a CDS encoding Palmitoyltransferase has protein sequence MSSESSPESMPLALTAPRAVLSLLRQGIYALVAAVFFGVSAWIPVLLCLDLLGHTWLVSHYLVGCYILPASGLRKGRLIFRPDPNDLPRACALLGFYLVVLALTGGCLAHLWWTGYRLLRKGYQFPSGAVLTLKPTMQALRDPVASAHWFGTGRRPNLCLDCLKRRCPEEGGHRPILDRVYHGRTHKRKDLDCFPLWDHYCWWLWTPVCLPTQKSYLLFTVYIGIFHLVSLGIVSWSLGSWWTRWTIPPYVVAAAFLPLVFLWVKMAPFWGQWKNQVFRNQTHHEMGTFVRYRREPAWPMGLAGPNGFEHVVVPFNPWDLGTIGNVRAALGDHWWQWPWFWCIPRRVKEYGTNPDWDLPFGEQWNNFVEGRSFELPQGIELTRPPPAIRRRQGFSSET, from the exons atgtcgtccgagtcgtcgccCGAGTCGATGCCTTTGGCATTGACGGCCCCCCGGGCTGTCCTCTCCCTGCTTCGGCAGGGTATCTACGCACTCGTCGCCGCTGTCTTTTTCGGCGTGTCTGCGTGGATTCCGGTCTTGCTTTGTCTCGACCTTCTTGGCCACACCTGGCTCGTCTCCCACTATCTTG TGGGCTGCTACATCCTGCCGGCTTCCGGTCTTCGGAAGGGTCGTCTGATTTTTCGGCCTGACCCTAACGACCTCCCCCGTGCCTGCGCTCTGCTCGGTTTTtacctcgtcgtccttgccctCACAGGAGGCTGTCTTGCCCACCTGTGGTGGACCGGTTATCGTCTGTTGCGGAAGGGTTACCAGTTTCCTTCGGGGGCTGTGCTAACCCTGAAGCCCACGATGCAGGCCCTCAGGGACCCAGTGGCATCCGCCCACTGGTTTGGTactggccgccgccccaaCCTGTGCCTGGACTGTCTGAAAAGGCGGTGCCCCGAAGAGGGAGGGCACCGGCCGATTCTGGACCGGGTTTACCACGGGCGCACGCATAAGAGGAAGGATCTCGACTGCTTTCCCTTGTGGGATCACTAC TGTTGGTGGCTTTGGACGCCTGTGTGCTTGCCCACACAGAAATCCTACCTCCTCTTCACAGTGTACATCGGGATCTTTCACCTGGTTTCGCTCGGCATCGTCTCGTGGTCTTTGGGATCATGGtggacgagatggacgaTCCCGCCCTACGTCGTCGCCGCAGCCTTCCTCCCCTTGGTTTTCCTTTGGGTCAAGATGGCCCCTTTTTGGGGTCAGTGGAAGAACCAGGTTTTCCGGAATCAGACTCACCACGAGATGGGCACCTTCGTCCGTTACCGTCGGGAGCCTGCCTGGCCTATGGGCCTCGCAGGCCCGAACGGTTTCGAGCACGTGGTCGTCCCGTTCAATCCGTGGGATCTGGGAACAATCGGCAACGTCCGTGCTGCGCTGGGAGACCACTGGTGGCAATGGCCCTGGTTTTGGTGCATCCCACGCCGCGTCAAGGAGTACGGTACGAACCCCGATTGGGACCTTCCCTTTGGTGAGCAATGGAACAACTTCGTCGAAGGGCGGTCGTTCGAGCTGCCTCAGGGCATAGAGCTcacccgcccgccgcctgccATCCGACGTCGACAGGGTTTCTCGTCCGAGACCTAG
- a CDS encoding Cip2 gives MHATICLILPWAALLGLARAQQGAWAQCGGVGHTGGTTCISGYFCRYQNDWYSQCVPGSSVPTTGPAQPSPSSYSSTLQTSTTSPGGGPVTTPSATSTVPGGGGIACPALPSGLGASSSVLPDPFTFQNGGKVTSKADWTCKQAEISAQLQRVELGTLPPKPQSVTASYSGNKLTINVSDGGKSTSFAVTITKPSGNSVPAIIAFGAASIPIPSSVGTITFNNDEIAQQQGSGSRGKGKFYDLYGSGHSAGALMAWSWAVSRIVDALELTPSVGIDPRRLGVTGCSRNGKGAMVAGAFEPRIALTLPQESGAGGAGCWRIADWQNRNGFTVQDAKQIVGENPWFGPAFNQYTGSVDRLPFDHHMLAGLIAPRAMYVMENPDFEWLGTMSTYGCMGGARKQWRALGALDGFGYSQVGNHGHCSFPAAQQGELNAFIGRFLLGQAGVSTGVFRTDQTYNSFNVDSWSPWTVPTLV, from the coding sequence aTGCACGCTACCATTTGCCTCATACTGCCATGGGCGGCGTTGCTTGGACTTGCGAGGGCACAGCAAGGCGCGTGGGCCCAATGCGGTGGTGTCGGCCACACGGGCGGAACGACATGCATCTCGGGATATTTCTGCCGATATCAGAATGACTGGTATTCGCAGTGTGTTCCAGGAAGCTCTGTACCCACAACAGGCCCAGCCCaaccttctccttcttcttattcttcGACTTTGCAAACCTCTACGACATCGCCCGGTGGAGGTCCAGTCACGAccccgtcggcgacgtccaCGGTGcccggcggtggcggcatcGCATGCCCCGCTCTTCCTAGCGGCCTCGGGGCCTCCAGTTCGGTTCTGCCCGACCCCTTCACGTTCCAGAACGGAGGCAAAGTCACATCCAAGGCCGACTGGACTTGCAAGCAAGCGGAAATCAGCGCCCAGCTCCAGCGCGTTGAGCTCGGAACCCTCCCTCCCAAACCGCAATCCGTCACGGCGTCATACTCCGGGAACAAGCTCACCATCAACGTGTCGGACGGTGGCAAGTCCACCTCTTTCGCCGTGACAATCACCAAGCCCAGCGGCAACAGCGTCCCGGCCATCATCGCCTTCGGCGCCGCGAGCATCCCCATCCCGTCGAGCGTGGGCACCATCACCTTCAACAACGACGAGATCGCTCAGCAGCAAGGCAGCGGATCACGAGGCAAGGGAAAGTTTTACGACCTGTACGGGAGCGGGCACAGCGCAGGCGCCTTAATGGCCTGGTCTTGGGCCGTGtcccgcatcgtcgacgcgTTGGAGCTGACACCCTCGGTGGGCATCGACCCAAGGCGTCTGGGCGTGACGGGGTGCTCCCGCAACGGCAAGGGGGCCATGGTGGCCGGCGCGTTCGAACCCCGAATCGCGCTCACGCTGCCGCAGGAGTCCGGGGCCGGGGGCGCGGGATGCTGGCGGATCGCCGACTGGCAGAACCGAAACGGCTTCACGGTGCAGGATGCCAAGCAGATCGTTGGGGAGAACCCGTGGTTTGGGCCGGCCTTCAACCAGTACACGGGCAGCGTCGACCGGCTCCCGTTCGACCACCACATGCTCGCGGGGCTCATCGCGCCGAGGGCTATGTACGTGATGGAGAACCCCGACTTTGAGTGGCTGGGGACGATGAGCACGTACGGGTGCATGGGCGGTGCGCGGAAGCAGTGGCGGGCACTTGGGGCGCTGGACGGATTCGGGTACAGCCAGGTCGGGAACCACGGGCACTGCAGCTTCCCCGCTGCGCAGCAGGGCGAGTTGAACGCGTTTATCGGCCGGTTCCTTCTCGGGCAGGCCGGCGTGTCGACGGGGGTTTTCAGGACGGACCAGACTTATAACAGCTTCAATGTTGATAGCTGGTCGCCGTGGACGGTTCCAACGTTGGTCTGA
- a CDS encoding Uv-damaged dna-binding protein, with the protein MAIYGAVPPPGDTHNPTAEANPDVPPQSQTPVAALLAAQSATAGSVDIEAWTISALESLSVSPVARGTGAPLAINLDEQARAKAAVTIAAAATDADDALPPAQQTPIRRPLSRRDSQKKRDALLKGNEGSRQRRRWENDRLVGVPNVQPPLPSDWEVHPTYPVQVVPYQVAQFWDTGLRQRIEDKTSKLQAQRKRQQRKDGSATGLGVGEVPRDLRDTAKRTPAVRGWVRVLEEPVRDFLRDRRDDSDAEGDSEDEEIVFVGRRGMAAAGKGWKKARREVGSEEVDTGMVFDSLGDDESASFKRWLTHSISDYYGLQSHSVTTGEPARKVVYVTVRDTSGRPGPKKRTNLPRPLWEMC; encoded by the exons ATGGCAATCTACGGCGCCGTCCCTCCTCCCGGAGACACCCACAATCCGACTGCCGAAGCGAACCCCGACGTCCCGCCTCAGTCCCAGACCCCGGttgccgccctcctcgccgcccagagCGCGACGGCGGGCTCCGTTGACATCGAGGCATGGACCATCTCCGCCCTCGAGTCCCTGAGTGTGAGCCCTGTTGCCCGCGGTACCGGCGCGCCGCTCGCCATCAATCTCGATGAGCAGGCTAGGGCTaaggccgccgtcaccatcgccgccgccgccaccgacgccgacgacgcgctgcCGCCCGCACAGCAGACTCCTATAAGAAGGCCCCTGAGCAGGAGGGACAgccagaagaagagggacgCGCTGCTGAAGGGCAACGAGGGCAgccggcagcgtcgtcgcTGGGAGAACG ACcgtctcgtcggcgtcccCAATGTCCAACCCCCTCTCCCCAGCGACTGGGAAGTCCACCCGACCTACCCGGTCCAGGTCGTCCCCTACCAGGTCGCCCAGTTCTGGGACACGGGGCTCcggcagcgcatcgaggACAAGACGTCCAAGCTGCAGGCCCAGCGCAAGCGGCAGCAGCGAAAGGACGGCTCCGCCAcgggcctcggcgtcggcgaggtgcCGCGCGACCTGCGCGACACGGCCAAGCGCACGCCCGCCGTCCGCGGGTGGGTCCGCGTGCTCGAGGAGCCCGTCCGGGACTTCCTGCGCGACCGCcgcgacgacagcgacgccgagggcgacagcgaggacgaggagatcgtcttcgtcgggcGCCGGGGCATGGCCGCCGCGGGGAAAGGGTGGAAGAAGGCGCGCAGGGAGGTGGGCAGCGAAGAGGTCGACACGGGAATGGTGTTTGACTCGCTGGGGGATGACGAGAGCGCCTCGTTCAA GCGATGGCTAACGCACTCCATCTCGGACTACTACGGCCTCCAGTCCCACTCCGTCACGACGGGCGAGCCCGCCCGCAAGGTCGTCTACGTGACGGTGCGCGACACGAGCGGGCGCCCGGGGCCCAAGAAGCGCACGAACCTACCCCGGCCGTTGTGGGAGATGTGCTGA
- a CDS encoding ATP synthase F0 → MVATIFDDRCAELRAPGFLNLTISIIILIGLLVSYLPQHYRIIARGTSEGISPWFVLLGVTSATAGFANILTVAPSRRDIACCSELGTFECAAGLLGIAQLGVQWISFALILVLFLVFFRYSDANIPDEELVDTPPSWHTAIMVGLLCLLHGLLVIILTVVFTVALRDHLDFWANLLGVMAAALAAVQYIPQIWTTYHIKHVGSLSIPMMCIQTPGGFLFAGSLFVRLGWEGWSTWGIFILTALMQGALLVMAVYYEFQEHHGDVHSPALVDEPRRPNPIRTYSEGWEQGLPGPYTAHPERYADTEEELERLQDREERQVERETRPLLRPGGIGDPHKNYNATDD, encoded by the exons ATGGTTGCTACCATCTTCGACGACCGCTGTGCGGAGCTTCGCGCTCCCGGCTTCCTCAACCTGACAATCTCCAT CATTATCCTCATCGGACTCCTCGTCTCGTACTTGCCTCAACACTACCGCATCATCGCCAGAGGCACCTCGGAGGGCATCTCGCCATGGTTCGTCCTGCTGGGAGTCACGTCCGCGACTGCCGGATTTGCCAATATCCTAACCGTCGCTCCCTCGAGGCGCGACATAGCATGCTGCTCCGAGCTGGGCACTTTCGAATGCGCCGCTGGTCTACTGGGAATCGCCCAGCTGGGCGTGCAGTGGATCTCCTTTGCGTTGAT CCTTGTCTtgttcctcgtcttcttccgcTACAGCGACGCCAACATTCCTGAtgaggagctcgtcgacaccccgccgtcgtggcATACCGCCATCATGGTCGGCTTGCTCTGCCTGCTGCACGGCCTGCTGGTCATAATCCTGACCGTTGTCTTCACCGTCGCCCTCCGCGACCACCTCGACTTCTGGGCTAATCTTCTCGGGGTCATGGCGGcagccctcgccgccgtgcAGTACATTCCCCAGATCTGGACGACGTACCACATCAAGCACGTCGGGAGTCTAAGTATCCCGATGATGTGCATCCAGACTCCGGGCGGCTTCCTCTTCGCCGGCAGCCTGTTTGTAAGACTGGGCTGGGAGGGCTGGAGCACCTGGGGCATCTTTATCCTTACCGCACTCATGCAGGGCGCCCTTCTCGTTATGGCCGTCTACTACGAGTTCCAGGAGCACCACGGCGATGTACACTCCCcggcgctcgtcgacgaaccCAGACGGCCCAACCCAATCAGGACCTACTCGGAGGGCTGGGAGCAGGGTCTCCCCGGCCCGTATACGGCCCATCCCGAGCGGTACGCCGacacggaggaggagctggagcgGTTACAAGACAGGGAAGAGCGGCAGGTCGAAAGGGAGACGAGACCCCTTCTTCGCCCGGGCGGCATTGGCGACCCGCACAAGAACTACAACGCCACAGACGACTAA